From a region of the Paenibacillus sp. FSL R10-2734 genome:
- a CDS encoding LacI family DNA-binding transcriptional regulator, translated as MKMEDIAKLANVSKAAVSLAFNGKPGIGQETRDRILQIAAEAGYTPKIRASAAKKVAEGSEDLSKSSVTGLQHSNNSLVFLVCTNSGIVLEEYYQQPFFQELIQFIEERCRQKGYHLMYSKVNMEYFEQEIEQVGEHNRNQGVIVLGTNLSRQQIYYIQEQLPNVVVLDTCYDEMPVQFVGINNMMGAYQAGTFLCQTGHKSIGYIASSVRIHNFEERERGFQAALKEHGVVLPAANRLSVAPTILTSQESLKRQLEAIIDRGEGLPTAWFCECDYIAISAMKTMAELGVRVPEDTSIIGFDNIKESVIVTPELTTIHVDKERMAVLAVDMLADSIEKGLDVKSKIKVDTTFIERKSCISSEK; from the coding sequence ATGAAGATGGAGGATATCGCCAAGTTGGCGAATGTGTCTAAGGCAGCAGTGTCACTCGCATTTAATGGAAAACCTGGCATTGGACAGGAGACACGCGATCGTATTCTGCAAATTGCCGCGGAAGCAGGATATACACCGAAGATTAGAGCTTCAGCAGCGAAGAAAGTGGCCGAAGGCTCAGAAGACTTATCAAAATCTAGTGTCACTGGCCTGCAGCATTCCAATAATTCGTTAGTTTTTCTCGTATGTACGAATTCAGGTATCGTGCTGGAGGAGTATTACCAGCAGCCCTTTTTCCAAGAGCTAATCCAGTTCATTGAAGAACGCTGTAGGCAGAAGGGGTATCATCTGATGTACTCCAAGGTGAATATGGAGTATTTTGAACAGGAGATTGAACAGGTCGGGGAGCATAATCGAAATCAAGGGGTTATCGTTCTAGGTACCAACTTATCCCGTCAACAAATTTATTACATTCAAGAGCAGCTACCGAATGTCGTGGTTCTTGATACATGCTATGACGAGATGCCAGTACAATTTGTAGGTATTAATAATATGATGGGGGCTTATCAAGCGGGGACTTTCCTATGTCAAACGGGTCATAAGTCGATTGGATATATCGCCTCAAGTGTTAGAATTCATAATTTTGAGGAACGTGAACGTGGGTTCCAAGCGGCACTGAAGGAGCATGGTGTTGTACTACCTGCTGCTAACCGATTATCCGTAGCCCCGACGATCTTAACATCTCAGGAATCTTTGAAAAGACAGCTTGAGGCGATCATCGATCGAGGAGAAGGTTTACCCACCGCGTGGTTCTGTGAATGTGATTATATTGCGATTAGTGCGATGAAGACGATGGCTGAGTTAGGTGTTCGAGTTCCAGAGGATACCTCAATCATTGGATTCGATAATATTAAAGAGTCGGTGATCGTCACTCCAGAGCTTACGACCATCCATGTGGATAAAGAGCGAATGGCTGTATTGGCCGTTGATATGCTAGCGGATTCCATTGAGAAAGGCCTCGATGTCAAAAGTAAAATTAAAGTAGACACAACCTTTATAGAACGAAAATCCTGTATCAGTTCAGAAAAATAA
- a CDS encoding family 78 glycoside hydrolase catalytic domain, translating into MSFVVTDCRTEYLVEPLGLDVQQPRLFWKMESDSQEVKQIAYRILVSTSKEALVRNEGDMWDSGTIESDQSTHIVYEGMKLQSDTDYFWKVCVWGDENPDESWSELNRWSMGILSRTGWKGKWIGRKTELGLERQPAPLFRKDITLAAGVKRAVVYVTALGLYQLRLNGEIISHLFAPGWTDYNKRVQVQAFDVTTNLHEGSNAVGVILGEGWYAGTVGFLADKIYGERPFLFMQLSVEYTNGTKELFITDGSWKTTDGPIRYSDMIMGESYDATQERTGWDQVGYDDTQWELPDIRPGYNGLLTSTIEPPVRITRTQQPVSMRKTEAGTYIYDMGQNMVGWTELTVSGERGTQVTVSHTEMLNPDGSMYLDNLRVAVQQDHYVLKGEGVECYEPHFTFHGFRYVELIGYPGEPNLDTIIGKVIHSDTQVTGSLVTSDPMVNQLYSNITWGQRGNFLSVPTDCPQRDERLGWTGDAQIFARTATYNMDVSRFFDKFMWDMIDAQQPSGAFTDVAPDAGWIRHKMWNTRLNWFAPDNAGWGDAGVVIPWTLYLMYGDKRILETHYDAMVHWVEYLVSMSDNLVRPDYANYGDWLSIDADTPKDVLATAYFAYSTKVMSLISEAVGRNEDQQRFEALFNDIATAFRQAFVDEQGRIHGETQTVYVLALQFGLLTPEQEPQAAAHLAANIQARGNRLSTGFLGVGYLLPALTDHGQLELAYKLLSQEEFPSWMYSIKHGATTIWERWDGYTEHNGFQTPSMNSFNHYSLGSVGEWMFRYMAGLETDREQPGFKHTIIQPHPGGTITSVQAGYDSLYGHHQVDWNISEDGSFNMSVTVPANTTATIHVPGQNVTSDAAQSSSPANRDAETFHVGSGTWTFKSQLTISVKEHV; encoded by the coding sequence ATGTCATTTGTCGTTACTGATTGTAGAACAGAGTATCTCGTTGAACCACTTGGATTGGACGTGCAACAACCGCGTTTATTCTGGAAGATGGAGTCTGATAGTCAAGAAGTGAAGCAAATCGCTTACCGCATTCTCGTATCTACCTCCAAGGAAGCACTCGTGCGTAATGAAGGCGACATGTGGGATAGCGGAACAATTGAGAGCGATCAATCTACACATATTGTGTATGAGGGAATGAAGTTGCAGTCAGATACAGATTACTTCTGGAAGGTTTGTGTGTGGGGAGACGAGAATCCAGACGAATCATGGAGTGAGCTGAATCGCTGGAGTATGGGCATTCTGTCTCGTACGGGCTGGAAGGGGAAGTGGATTGGGCGGAAGACTGAGCTGGGCTTGGAGCGACAACCGGCACCATTGTTCCGTAAGGATATTACTTTGGCTGCCGGAGTCAAGCGAGCTGTCGTATATGTAACCGCTTTAGGATTATATCAATTGAGATTAAATGGAGAGATCATCAGTCATTTATTCGCTCCAGGCTGGACGGACTACAATAAACGTGTGCAGGTGCAAGCCTTTGATGTGACTACGAATTTGCATGAAGGTAGCAATGCCGTAGGTGTGATCTTGGGTGAAGGCTGGTATGCAGGAACTGTTGGATTTTTAGCGGATAAAATTTATGGTGAACGTCCCTTCCTATTCATGCAATTGTCCGTGGAATATACCAACGGTACTAAAGAACTCTTCATTACAGATGGTAGTTGGAAGACAACGGATGGTCCAATTCGTTACTCCGATATGATAATGGGTGAAAGCTACGATGCTACACAGGAGCGTACAGGTTGGGATCAAGTGGGATACGATGATACCCAGTGGGAGCTACCAGATATTAGACCTGGCTATAATGGTCTCCTGACATCGACGATTGAGCCACCTGTTCGTATTACACGTACGCAGCAGCCGGTTAGTATGCGGAAGACAGAAGCCGGCACGTACATTTATGATATGGGACAAAATATGGTCGGTTGGACCGAACTCACCGTTTCAGGAGAACGTGGAACACAAGTAACGGTAAGCCACACTGAGATGCTCAATCCAGATGGCTCCATGTACCTAGATAACCTGAGAGTAGCTGTTCAGCAGGATCATTATGTGTTAAAGGGTGAAGGTGTTGAATGCTACGAACCACATTTCACCTTCCACGGCTTCCGGTATGTAGAGCTTATTGGCTATCCTGGTGAGCCTAATCTAGATACGATTATTGGGAAAGTTATTCATTCTGATACACAGGTGACAGGAAGCTTGGTCACATCGGATCCGATGGTGAATCAGTTGTACTCAAACATTACGTGGGGTCAACGAGGGAATTTCCTCTCGGTGCCAACCGATTGCCCACAACGCGATGAGCGGCTCGGATGGACTGGGGATGCGCAAATCTTCGCACGTACAGCAACGTACAATATGGACGTGTCTCGATTCTTTGATAAGTTCATGTGGGATATGATTGATGCTCAACAGCCATCAGGTGCGTTTACGGACGTTGCACCGGATGCGGGATGGATTCGACATAAGATGTGGAATACACGTCTGAACTGGTTCGCTCCTGATAATGCAGGCTGGGGGGATGCAGGTGTTGTAATTCCTTGGACCTTGTACCTTATGTATGGAGATAAGCGGATACTCGAAACCCATTATGACGCGATGGTACACTGGGTCGAATACCTCGTCTCTATGAGCGACAATTTGGTACGACCGGATTATGCCAACTATGGAGACTGGCTATCTATTGATGCGGATACGCCAAAGGATGTACTTGCAACCGCATATTTTGCCTACAGCACGAAAGTGATGAGTCTAATCTCGGAAGCCGTAGGAAGAAATGAAGATCAACAGCGCTTTGAAGCATTATTCAATGATATTGCAACGGCCTTCCGTCAAGCATTTGTGGATGAGCAAGGACGCATTCATGGGGAGACTCAGACGGTGTATGTGCTTGCCTTGCAATTCGGCCTTCTTACGCCTGAACAAGAACCGCAAGCGGCAGCTCATTTGGCAGCCAACATTCAAGCGCGAGGCAATCGGCTGTCAACAGGATTCCTAGGCGTAGGTTATCTATTGCCTGCCTTAACGGATCATGGTCAACTGGAGCTAGCCTATAAATTGCTGTCACAAGAAGAATTTCCATCCTGGATGTACTCCATTAAGCATGGTGCAACAACGATTTGGGAGCGTTGGGATGGTTATACGGAGCATAACGGTTTTCAGACACCAAGCATGAACTCATTTAACCATTATTCGCTCGGCTCCGTTGGGGAATGGATGTTCCGTTATATGGCAGGTCTCGAGACAGATCGTGAGCAGCCAGGGTTTAAACATACCATTATACAACCGCATCCAGGTGGAACGATCACTTCGGTACAAGCTGGTTATGACAGTTTATATGGTCATCATCAAGTAGATTGGAACATATCGGAGGATGGAAGTTTTAATATGAGCGTCACGGTTCCAGCGAATACTACCGCAACTATACATGTTCCAGGCCAAAATGTTACTTCAGATGCAGCGCAATCATCTTCACCAGCGAATAGGGATGCCGAAACATTTCATGTTGGTTCTGGAACATGGACGTTTAAATCGCAATTGACGATTAGTGTGAAAGAGCATGTGTAA
- a CDS encoding glycoside hydrolase family 2 TIM barrel-domain containing protein — protein MKDHNLIYQIGVIYGMTKNTEFVDSDQLPVWGDLRILSQNRELPRAAMTVFDSIVSALEGDRANSPYYQLLNGMWDFFYAASPIEVPAGYQQADFTASEDWNTIPVPSNWQLHGYGHPQYSSCPYPFTVDPPHVPLRNPTGCYRTEFLKKEDWSEREIYLVFEGVDSAFRVWVNGKFVGYSEGSHYTSEFRITDLLETGSNLLAVEVYQWSTGSYLESQDKWRLSGIFRDVYLLAESVVGVRDLSVRTILSEDYTSSQLEMKIQVMNRSLQAHSPCQLHIALLDEEGAYVFEYNHDQLLQLSPQEEIQLGLVETVQAPQLWTAETPYLYTLLIQLYDEETKALQEVRSLKIGFRDIRIREGQLFVNGRSVIIKGVNRNEFHAEHGAVITVADMVQDIVLMKQYNINSVRLSHYPNDIRWLDLCDQYGLYVIDEADLETHGFALTGERVNQELPGFAKGAAESYLSDHPDWTEAYIDRARRMVEQDKNHPSIIVWSLGNESGYGKNHDAMAAWIRSADPTRLIHYERAYDAEVVDIVSTMYPSVDMLKQEGEKEDSRPNLMCEYGHAMGNSVGNLSEYWDTIYQYPRLLGGLIWEWRDLSILKKDSAGDTWYAYGGDFGEELHSGTFCLDGLLFPDNTPKASLLEYKKVIEPVRITQSSQDPEVIGIENRFDFLSLSHLRGQWTLYQQGQVIDTGELPVLDTPAGECTTVSIPFSKRLLIAGSEHWLHVSFSLRHPTIWAEAGHEVAWADIPLGSMEGDQDVKLMEAEVAVSYSEQAQGLRTEETLASIQINGVDWVAVLDKTTGELRQWEVQGLPLLTKGPVMNVWRAPLDNDVHLAKAWRAAGYNRLHSDVRKVILQHEDKGGCSILVEQVIGASGALPLFRGTMSYHFTPEGTLRLVQSIVPLRELPPLPRLGIKLGIPQTFNRMSWFGRGPHECYSDRKESGKLGIYSGTVDEQFVPYIKPQENGNKADIRFGSYCDDQGNGLLLTGAHLFDMSAHYYAIEELSNKSHTHTLQQLNHIELKLDAAQSGIGNHSCGYAPTLETYLVLAKEQTFEFTLQPIRAK, from the coding sequence ATGAAAGATCATAATCTTATCTACCAAATTGGAGTGATCTATGGGATGACGAAGAATACTGAATTTGTGGACAGCGATCAGCTTCCTGTATGGGGGGATTTACGTATACTGTCACAGAATCGCGAGTTGCCTCGAGCTGCTATGACGGTATTCGATTCTATTGTAAGCGCTTTAGAAGGGGATAGGGCAAATTCTCCATATTATCAATTACTGAATGGAATGTGGGATTTCTTTTACGCTGCATCTCCAATAGAAGTTCCGGCAGGCTATCAACAAGCGGATTTTACTGCTTCAGAGGATTGGAATACCATTCCCGTTCCATCGAACTGGCAGCTTCATGGATATGGGCATCCGCAGTATAGTAGCTGTCCTTATCCTTTTACTGTAGACCCGCCGCATGTGCCATTACGTAACCCAACAGGTTGCTATCGGACAGAGTTCCTGAAGAAGGAAGATTGGTCGGAACGTGAAATCTATCTAGTATTTGAAGGGGTGGATTCCGCCTTTCGAGTATGGGTGAATGGGAAATTTGTAGGCTATAGCGAAGGAAGTCATTATACCTCTGAATTCAGAATTACAGATTTGCTAGAAACGGGAAGCAACCTTCTGGCTGTAGAGGTGTACCAATGGTCAACAGGAAGCTATCTTGAATCGCAGGATAAATGGCGACTTAGCGGTATTTTTCGTGATGTATATTTGCTGGCGGAGTCCGTTGTAGGTGTTCGAGATCTAAGCGTAAGAACGATTCTATCTGAAGACTACACATCAAGTCAGCTTGAAATGAAGATTCAGGTCATGAATCGAAGCTTACAGGCTCATTCCCCTTGTCAATTACATATCGCTCTTCTAGATGAGGAGGGAGCATATGTATTTGAATACAACCATGACCAGTTGCTTCAGCTAAGCCCTCAGGAAGAAATTCAGCTGGGCCTGGTGGAGACCGTGCAAGCTCCTCAATTATGGACAGCGGAGACACCTTATCTCTATACGCTGCTCATTCAGCTATATGATGAGGAGACAAAGGCATTGCAAGAGGTTCGCAGCCTGAAGATTGGCTTCCGAGATATTCGTATTCGTGAGGGTCAGCTCTTCGTTAATGGTAGATCCGTCATCATTAAAGGCGTGAATCGAAACGAGTTTCATGCAGAGCACGGCGCGGTTATTACGGTAGCTGATATGGTTCAGGATATAGTCTTAATGAAGCAGTATAACATCAATTCAGTGCGATTGTCTCATTATCCCAATGATATTCGATGGTTGGATTTGTGTGATCAATATGGTTTGTATGTCATCGACGAGGCTGACTTGGAGACACACGGATTCGCGCTAACCGGGGAACGTGTGAATCAAGAGCTTCCCGGGTTTGCGAAGGGAGCAGCAGAGAGCTATCTATCTGATCACCCGGATTGGACTGAAGCTTATATCGATCGTGCGAGACGAATGGTTGAACAGGATAAGAATCACCCGAGCATCATCGTATGGTCGCTTGGAAATGAATCAGGATATGGCAAAAATCATGATGCGATGGCGGCTTGGATTCGTTCAGCTGATCCAACGCGGCTGATTCACTACGAACGTGCTTATGATGCTGAAGTCGTAGACATTGTGAGCACCATGTATCCATCGGTTGACATGCTGAAGCAAGAGGGAGAGAAGGAAGACTCGCGGCCTAATCTGATGTGTGAATATGGTCATGCGATGGGCAATTCCGTGGGTAATCTGAGTGAGTATTGGGATACGATCTATCAATATCCTCGACTTCTAGGTGGCTTAATCTGGGAATGGAGAGATCTTTCTATCTTGAAAAAGGACTCAGCCGGTGACACATGGTATGCCTATGGCGGCGATTTTGGAGAAGAGCTGCATAGTGGAACATTCTGCCTAGATGGGTTGCTATTTCCTGATAATACGCCGAAAGCTTCTTTACTCGAATATAAAAAGGTTATTGAACCGGTGCGAATTACGCAATCAAGTCAGGATCCTGAGGTTATAGGCATAGAAAATCGATTTGATTTCCTATCTCTATCGCATTTACGAGGACAATGGACATTGTATCAACAAGGTCAAGTGATCGATACAGGTGAGCTTCCTGTTCTGGACACGCCTGCTGGAGAATGTACAACCGTGAGTATTCCGTTCTCGAAGCGACTACTCATTGCAGGTAGTGAACATTGGCTGCATGTCAGCTTCTCGCTGCGTCATCCAACGATCTGGGCGGAAGCAGGGCACGAAGTTGCTTGGGCGGATATACCGTTAGGAAGCATGGAGGGAGATCAGGATGTAAAGCTCATGGAGGCAGAAGTAGCCGTGTCCTACTCAGAGCAGGCGCAAGGTTTACGTACAGAAGAAACACTCGCATCCATTCAGATTAACGGTGTTGATTGGGTTGCAGTCCTGGATAAAACGACTGGTGAGCTGAGACAGTGGGAGGTTCAAGGGCTGCCCTTACTTACGAAGGGACCTGTCATGAATGTATGGCGTGCACCGCTCGATAATGATGTCCATTTGGCCAAAGCTTGGAGAGCAGCGGGCTACAATCGTCTTCATTCGGATGTCCGTAAAGTCATCTTACAGCATGAAGATAAAGGCGGATGTAGCATCTTGGTTGAGCAGGTTATTGGTGCAAGTGGGGCGTTGCCATTGTTCCGCGGAACGATGAGCTATCATTTTACACCTGAAGGAACGCTGCGTCTTGTTCAATCCATTGTGCCTTTACGTGAGCTGCCGCCGCTGCCAAGACTGGGGATCAAGCTTGGTATACCTCAGACGTTTAACCGGATGTCTTGGTTTGGTCGAGGGCCTCATGAATGCTATTCCGATCGGAAGGAAAGTGGGAAGCTTGGTATCTATAGCGGGACTGTAGACGAACAATTTGTTCCCTACATTAAACCGCAAGAGAATGGCAACAAGGCAGATATTCGCTTTGGAAGCTACTGTGACGATCAGGGAAATGGACTGCTGCTGACGGGGGCTCACCTTTTCGATATGAGTGCACATTACTATGCGATTGAGGAGTTATCTAACAAATCGCATACGCATACATTGCAGCAATTAAATCATATTGAGCTGAAGCTGGATGCAGCACAGAGCGGCATCGGCAATCATAGCTGCGGCTATGCTCCCACACTGGAGACTTATCTCGTACTAGCAAAGGAACAGACATTTGAATTTACTTTGCAGCCGATCAGGGCGAAGTGA
- a CDS encoding response regulator, producing MHSVLVVDDEKWIRRGLIQTINWDAFGLKFAGEAANGDDAFTLAMEIRPDLMFLDMLIPGMDGRALLAKLKEVLPNIKVIVISGYSDFENTKEAIRHHVLDYLLKPVRKEELNAVLGKVCEEIRSIKEKKESSLLAQDGWFRNTNFKIQKL from the coding sequence ATGCACAGCGTCTTGGTTGTAGATGATGAAAAATGGATTCGTCGCGGCTTAATTCAAACCATTAACTGGGATGCTTTTGGACTTAAGTTCGCTGGTGAAGCGGCGAACGGGGATGATGCTTTTACTCTGGCGATGGAGATTAGACCAGATCTGATGTTTCTGGATATGCTCATACCAGGTATGGATGGGCGTGCATTACTAGCCAAGTTAAAGGAAGTGTTGCCAAACATTAAAGTAATTGTTATTAGTGGATATTCTGACTTTGAAAATACGAAAGAAGCAATACGGCATCATGTGCTTGATTATCTGCTGAAGCCTGTTCGGAAGGAGGAACTGAATGCCGTACTAGGTAAGGTCTGTGAAGAAATTCGTTCCATAAAGGAGAAGAAGGAGTCTTCTCTGCTAGCACAAGACGGATGGTTTCGGAACACAAACTTCAAAATACAAAAACTATGA
- a CDS encoding four-carbon acid sugar kinase family protein, with the protein MEKLKLVDVLHQYKQMADPYVSSQLKRLIQENRSKIIVLDDDPTGVQTVHGVTVITDWSQASIRQGFLTEQKTFFILTNSRSFTAEETRAAHREIAKNIITVSRELNCPYLLVSRGDSTLRGHYPLETDVLRETIEHETKMSFDGEIICPFFKEGGRYTLYDVHYVERQGLLTPCSETEFAQDKTFGYQSSDLREWVDEKTSGQFPKQQVLTISLEELRSKDVDAITAKLFFVSQFNKVIVNALDYQDLEVFCLALYEVMGAGKQFLFRTAASFVRVFGGIHEQPLLTSQQLFQQQDDTSSITSERGGLIVAGSHTHLTTAQLNRLGESSCIVQVELNQHLAVEAEEIWLNEMLRISCEVKELLQLGQTVVLCTRRERFDVNNGSKEDELRVAVRISGALTEIVAQLSVRPRYIVAKGGITSSDIGTKALQVKQAVVAGQIKPGIPVWICGAESKFPNLPYIIFPGNVGKESTLLEIVEELKL; encoded by the coding sequence ATGGAGAAGCTCAAGCTCGTCGATGTGTTACATCAATATAAACAGATGGCTGATCCTTACGTTTCATCACAGCTAAAGAGATTGATTCAGGAGAATCGCAGCAAAATTATTGTACTAGATGACGACCCAACGGGTGTGCAGACGGTACATGGCGTAACGGTGATTACCGATTGGAGTCAGGCAAGTATTCGGCAAGGGTTTCTAACGGAGCAGAAAACATTCTTCATTCTGACGAATTCAAGAAGCTTCACAGCGGAAGAGACGCGGGCTGCGCACCGTGAGATCGCGAAGAATATTATTACGGTGTCACGTGAATTGAATTGTCCATATCTCTTGGTCAGTCGTGGAGACTCAACACTTCGCGGTCATTATCCATTGGAGACGGACGTATTAAGAGAGACGATTGAGCATGAGACGAAAATGTCTTTTGACGGTGAAATTATTTGCCCATTCTTCAAGGAAGGTGGACGTTATACCCTTTATGATGTGCATTATGTGGAGCGTCAAGGACTGCTAACACCATGTAGTGAGACGGAATTCGCTCAAGACAAAACATTTGGTTATCAATCCTCAGATCTACGTGAGTGGGTAGATGAGAAGACAAGTGGCCAATTTCCGAAGCAACAAGTACTGACGATCTCTCTGGAGGAGCTGCGAAGTAAGGATGTAGATGCTATTACAGCAAAGCTCTTTTTCGTGAGTCAATTTAATAAAGTCATTGTCAATGCGTTGGATTATCAGGACCTTGAAGTCTTCTGCTTAGCGCTATATGAGGTAATGGGAGCAGGAAAGCAGTTCTTGTTCCGAACGGCGGCTAGCTTTGTCCGTGTGTTTGGCGGGATACATGAGCAGCCACTATTAACCTCGCAGCAGCTCTTCCAGCAACAAGACGACACCTCATCAATCACATCGGAGCGTGGTGGACTTATTGTTGCTGGTTCGCATACGCATCTGACGACTGCTCAGCTCAATAGGTTAGGCGAATCTTCGTGTATTGTTCAGGTTGAGCTAAATCAACATTTAGCTGTGGAAGCTGAAGAGATTTGGCTGAATGAAATGTTGAGAATTTCATGTGAAGTCAAAGAGTTGCTCCAATTAGGCCAAACCGTAGTATTATGCACTCGACGGGAGCGTTTTGATGTAAATAATGGCAGCAAGGAAGATGAGCTTCGCGTTGCGGTACGTATCTCTGGGGCTTTAACAGAAATCGTAGCACAACTTTCAGTTCGACCTCGTTATATTGTAGCGAAGGGCGGTATTACGTCTAGTGATATTGGTACAAAGGCGTTGCAGGTAAAGCAGGCTGTTGTTGCTGGTCAGATTAAGCCCGGGATTCCCGTCTGGATTTGTGGTGCGGAGAGTAAATTCCCTAATCTTCCGTATATTATTTTCCCAGGCAATGTGGGTAAAGAGTCTACGTTATTAGAGATTGTAGAGGAGCTAAAGCTATGA
- a CDS encoding 3-keto-5-aminohexanoate cleavage protein, producing the protein MRKVIISVAPTSASVTSIHPQQLAEEVVAANRAGAAMVHMHVRDLKGQLTSDIQVFQETVECITKVSDIVIQASTGGLSELTIQERCAPLSYNKVETVSLNVGSVNLGEAIYKNPIGDVRYCVEQILKFGKTPEIEVFELGMIQTVLELDRRYELPKPLMFDLVLGHQGGAPATINALIALRSLVPPDALWGVTHANRTDYSIIAAAIAMGASLVRIGFEDSDYLSIDRRAEHNAELVSKVADIIRSMELEVASPQDARQMLGVFSATQRS; encoded by the coding sequence ATGAGGAAGGTTATTATTTCCGTTGCACCAACATCGGCGTCAGTTACTTCGATTCATCCGCAACAGCTTGCAGAGGAGGTCGTTGCGGCGAATCGTGCTGGGGCAGCGATGGTACATATGCATGTACGCGACCTCAAGGGGCAACTAACAAGTGATATTCAAGTATTTCAAGAGACGGTTGAATGCATTACAAAAGTGAGTGATATCGTTATTCAAGCATCGACAGGTGGGCTATCTGAGTTGACGATTCAAGAGCGCTGCGCTCCATTGTCCTATAACAAGGTGGAAACGGTCTCACTCAATGTTGGTTCCGTAAACCTGGGTGAGGCCATTTACAAGAATCCCATTGGCGATGTTCGATATTGTGTCGAGCAAATCTTAAAGTTCGGGAAAACTCCTGAAATCGAAGTTTTTGAACTTGGTATGATTCAGACAGTTCTTGAGCTAGATCGTCGTTATGAGCTACCAAAACCACTTATGTTTGATCTAGTGCTTGGCCATCAAGGTGGGGCTCCCGCTACGATCAATGCATTAATAGCATTACGTAGCCTCGTGCCACCGGATGCGTTATGGGGCGTTACGCATGCGAATCGTACGGATTATTCGATTATAGCGGCTGCCATTGCGATGGGTGCGAGTCTTGTACGAATCGGCTTTGAGGATAGTGATTATTTGAGTATCGATCGACGGGCAGAGCATAACGCAGAGCTTGTCTCCAAGGTAGCAGATATCATTCGCTCCATGGAGCTAGAGGTGGCCAGTCCGCAAGATGCTAGACAGATGTTAGGAGTATTTTCCGCAACGCAAAGATCGTAA
- a CDS encoding aspartate/glutamate racemase family protein, with protein sequence MKTVVAIYTGQGLADPLKAVFQEMLPDCRLVNIIDDSLIGDVVKAGNVPPGVARRLVQYYHNGEELGADVILNTCSSVGEVVDGARGLIGVPIVKIDDLMAQKAVEGFDRIAVVATLPSTLEPTMRLIRKKAEEAGKEIEIVNGLAAGAFDALVSGRPAEHDDILLQTALRVAENADAIVLAQGSMARMEQKLREATGKEVFSSPRFGVQQVKELLEKL encoded by the coding sequence ATGAAAACAGTAGTTGCAATATACACAGGTCAAGGATTAGCCGATCCATTAAAGGCTGTATTTCAAGAAATGCTACCAGATTGTCGTCTCGTGAACATCATCGATGATAGTCTGATTGGCGATGTCGTGAAGGCTGGGAATGTTCCACCTGGGGTTGCAAGACGTCTTGTTCAGTACTATCACAATGGTGAAGAATTAGGCGCAGATGTGATCTTGAATACATGCTCCTCTGTGGGGGAAGTCGTTGATGGTGCACGCGGGCTCATTGGTGTTCCCATTGTTAAGATTGATGATTTAATGGCGCAGAAGGCGGTAGAAGGGTTTGACCGTATTGCTGTTGTAGCGACATTACCTTCGACCTTAGAACCAACGATGCGTTTGATTCGGAAGAAAGCAGAAGAAGCGGGCAAAGAGATTGAAATTGTGAACGGATTGGCCGCAGGAGCGTTCGATGCACTCGTCTCTGGCCGACCTGCGGAGCATGATGACATTCTTCTTCAAACAGCGCTGCGTGTTGCGGAGAATGCAGACGCCATTGTGCTCGCTCAAGGATCGATGGCACGGATGGAACAGAAGCTACGTGAAGCAACAGGAAAGGAAGTATTTTCTTCACCACGTTTTGGGGTTCAACAAGTGAAGGAATTACTGGAAAAGTTGTAG